The DNA region tgaaacagcaaggattgaccggctcccggcaacctgGGGTAACTCATGGGCTGTGTCTACAATGAAACAAAACATTCAGAGAAACCAAGGGTTGATTTGATTAAGTGATAAAAGAGTTTAACAATTACATTAAAACTTActcttgagccctggccaggtggctcagttggagcatcatcccatacaccaaaaggttgtgggttcgacttctggtcagggcccatacccaggtttcaggtaagatccctggtcggggcatgtaaAAGATgcaaatgattgatgtttctctctcacatcaatgtttctttctctttctctctgtctttctctctctcccccttctctctctaaaatcaataaacatatcttgggtaaggataaaaaaCTTACTCTTGAATTTCAGCTTGCTGCTGATAAAACTTTCCTGTTCTGCCAACACCTGGTTTCAAAGTATACTCAGGCAGATTGTGGTGGTGGTTCAGGGGTTTCCTATCTAGTGATGGGGGCATAAGCAGGAAGAGCTGTGGATCCTGACCTCTGACTGCTTCAACCACAGCAGCTGCACTGTCATTGGTTTTGCATTTAGGTTGTGCTTAAGTTTTTCCTAAGATTGGGGGTGCCATtgatgtctatatatataaaagcccagtgactggaatggcagaacaactggtggctatgacgcgcactgcggcccccaaccagcctgatccaggccctgatcggctgcccccccccccccccggcacctagcccccgatcagcccccaaAACCCCACCGGGGTGGGCCACccagaccctacctgtgcatgaatttgtgcaccgggcctctagcaaaCATATGAaaggcactgtgctaaacacAGGAAACATACCACTAAAAAAACTGCATATACTGTTTCTTTATGGACACAGTATACTGTCATGCCTActagaatattttataaagtgtAAGAAGTAAAGCCACATTAAATAAATATCAGTATCACACAAGCGGAAATAAATTCTCTCAATACCATAACACAATATGTATAATTGTCATGTAAGAAGAGAAAAGTACTTCCTCTTCTTACATGACATagaacatgtaaattttattgcaTCAGGAAATACGAAACACATACAGGACAAAATAAGCCagactttttttcttcaaaagtgaAAAGATACTAGAACTgagctttatttaaaaagttcAATATTTAAATGGAATATTTATGTGCAATTATatacaacttaagaaaaataaaaatagtatttttcaactgcataaaagttaaaatattacTATATACTAACCTAATTTCTCGGTCATGTATGGAAGAAGAATATTCTAATTCCAACAGCACTCCATGATTCCTAagtgatgcttttatttcttccaggCCACTAATTTGCTGTGCTTTCCCAAAGCCCtattaataggaaaaaatatcattttctgactcagttattaatattttaaattatcccTGAGCTATGCAATGTGTATCATAGGtgaattaaaatggaaagattaaaaaataaaataaaatagaaaaattctaCACTAATTTCAATGTCTATTAATCTCAATTAAGCCAGCAAAGAATATGATGTAGTTTATGAGCAACTGTTTTTATCAGAAGAACTGTTTTTTTCTAATGTGAACATAACTCTGTCCTATCTCCTAAAATGTATTTATAGTAATGCTGTTTAGTTATTTAGATGGAACTGGCTTGTTTTCAAATTAATCCTAGAAAtctgaattatttatatatagaatGTTTAGAAACATTCCTATGTTAAGTCAAAATCAAGAGAGATATGCCCACTACCATGCTATGATTCCCCAGAATGCCAATGCAATCAATCAAGAAAAAGAGATACACATGACAACTAgtagggaaaaaaacacacacaaaattgtcAACAGTGTAGTCAGTGTGACTGTCTCTTAGAACATGCAAGAGACTAAACTGACAAACTATTTAAATCAAGTTTAGCAAGCTGACCAATTGCAAGGTACAAGACACTAAAATCAACAGCATTTTCTCAAGGTGTTTTATGCCCATCGTTAGAAAATAAATTCACCCCAAGGAAATACCTCTAGCTGAAGCATTACGTCCAGGTTTTCCTTGCTTGAACTGAATCTTGTGACTGAATAAAATGAAGTTAAGAAAGAGTAAATGCCTTCAGATACCTACTTCATCCAGGGAGGTCAGAAGATGAATGGTTTGTACTTTACATGGTTTCTTGATAAGCATCTCACAAAATCGAAGGAAGTTATACAGCTGAAAAACATTCAGGATGGGTTACTACGACCTTGcacattttaaataacattcCATCACATGTTAGTGGGTTACACTTACCTGATGAGTATGCCTAATGTAAGGGTCTTCTATCCAAACTTCTCTCACTGTCTCATTAAGGTATTCTTGAAAAAGCGACTCATAACTGAATCCTGTTGCATTCTCCTCTATTTTAATTTGCTTGTGATACTTTCCATCTACAAAACATAAGCTTTACTATAAAAACTAGTgacaacttattttatttttatacttattacatttatatatagtGATTCATCAGGATCagatacaatttaatttttttaactcctCCACTCAGTAAACGTTGTTTAATCCCTGGTGTATACCAGGCACATGGCAGGATGCTACACATACAGAGGTAAATAAGGCAAACCATTCCACAAGTGACTCCTGCCTTTACAGAGGCCAGGCACGTGGGAAGGTCCAGAGATTTCTCGGAACAGGTTCTTGAGCTGATTCCTAGAAACCAGGCATTTTATTCAAGAGACGTCTGTATGCATAACGATATCTGATATTCTTGTCACCATAAGTAGAACTGCAGTGGCTATCTAGTCCTTCTCTTTAgatttaagtctttttaaaaaaatatattttattgccgaagccggtttggctcagtggatagagtgtcagcctgcagactgagaggtcctgggttcgattccagtcatgggcatgtacctgggttgcaggcacatccccagtgggagatgtgcaggaggcagctgatcaatgtttctctctcatcgatgtttctaactctctatccctctcccttcctctctgtaaaaaatcaaaaaatatatttaaaacaaaaacaaaacaactccaAAGCCGTCCCAGGAGTTTCTTTAGATACTTTAGTATTTTGGTCATATTATGAAGAGAAATACATAGGATTCATATTCAGTATTCCTCTGTAGTGTTCATTTAAACTGGGTCCACACATAAGCTTAATGGGGATCTGTGAATTCCTTAGAACAGCAGGCAAAGGTCTGCAGTCTTTatagctttcatcagattctcaagAGGGTGTCTGACTAccacctcactccccacccagcccccaaaaAGGTTAAGAATAGCTTCTGTACAGGGGAGCAGAAATGCAGAGTAAACGGGTCCACTCCACCGAGCTCCAACGAGAGGGCCAGAAACACAGGGTGAAATgggctttgggggaggggggtaggaaTGGGGGAGTGGGCAatcgggggaaaaggagacatatgtaatacttaaaatagtaaaaggaaggaaggaaggaaggaaggaaggaaggaaggaaggaaggaaggaaggaaggaaggaaggaaggaaggaagaaaagaaagaaaagaaagaaaaagaaagaaagaaagaaagaaaagaaagaaaagaaagaaaagaaagaaaagaaagaaagaaagaaagaaagaaagaaagaaagaaagaaagaaagaaagaaagaaagaaagaaagaaaagaaagaaagaaagaaagaaagaaagaaagaaagaaagaaagaaagaaagaaagaaagaaagaagagggctTTGGCAATAGTGTACGAACACATTCTCTAACACAGCCTCTTTACCTTCTTTTTCTTGATCCAAGTACTTCTTTATGTTTTCTGCTCTATCCATGTAGTCGGAAATTTTTTTCCTGAGGTTACATTTCTTTGTATCATCTTTGGTGCCtacaaattaaacaaatatagTCCCAAGTTTCCAAACGGTTTTTCTATGGAGTGCAGGCGTTATTTCCCGGCTTCCCAAGCCTCCCGCACATTTCCCATCCCATAGCAAGGTGTGCCTCGGTCCTCAAAGACACAAATTTGACTTGATCAGCGGTGCACGAAGCATCTGAGGCAGCTTTCCTTAGGAGTGGCCCCTCCTGCACTGGGTCTCACTGCTGGACACACCAAATCTGGTGAGGAACAGAGCTGGCTTCTTACATGTCAAACCTGGTCTGAGCGCTGTTTTGCCCTAATCACCCACAAGTTTGAAATCTTagcataacaataataaaaaacagagcTAACAATACAGTATCTAACTTTCTCCCACAAAACCAGCTTCTCTTCCAGACTTCTCCGTTACAGTTGATGCTCAATCATTTTCCTAGCCACCCCGAAATGTAAGGTAATTTTGAATATACTTTATCAATAAAATCTTACCCCAAAATCCCATCCCCCAAACCAAAA from Myotis daubentonii chromosome 18, mMyoDau2.1, whole genome shotgun sequence includes:
- the MITD1 gene encoding MIT domain-containing protein 1 isoform X1, producing MAKPGMGLDPGGVAAATVLKRAVELDAESRYPQALVCYQEGIDLLLQVLKGTKDDTKKCNLRKKISDYMDRAENIKKYLDQEKEDGKYHKQIKIEENATGFSYESLFQEYLNETVREVWIEDPYIRHTHQLYNFLRFCEMLIKKPCKVQTIHLLTSLDEGFGKAQQISGLEEIKASLRNHGVLLELEYSSSIHDREIRFNNGWMIKIGRGLDYFKKPQGRFSLGYCDFDLRPCHETTVDIFHNRHMKKI
- the MITD1 gene encoding MIT domain-containing protein 1 isoform X2 — its product is MAKPGMGLDPGGVAAATVLKRAVELDAESRYPQALVCYQEGIDLLLQVLKDGKYHKQIKIEENATGFSYESLFQEYLNETVREVWIEDPYIRHTHQLYNFLRFCEMLIKKPCKVQTIHLLTSLDEGFGKAQQISGLEEIKASLRNHGVLLELEYSSSIHDREIRFNNGWMIKIGRGLDYFKKPQGRFSLGYCDFDLRPCHETTVDIFHNRHMKKI